A single Apodemus sylvaticus chromosome 20, mApoSyl1.1, whole genome shotgun sequence DNA region contains:
- the LOC127670555 gene encoding olfactory receptor 10T2-like produces the protein MVAPEKQQDNGTWLVTEFVLVGFSNLPELRPTLFILFLLTYLVTLSGNATIITIIQVDRTLHTPMYRFLAVLSLSETCYTLVTIPNMLAHLLMESQAVSIAGCRAQMFFFLGLGCSHCFLLTLMGYDRYVAICHPLRYSVIMRPTVCLCLGALVFCSGFSVALIETCMIFSSPFCGAGLVEHFFCDIAPVLKLSCAESSLKALGIFFLSILVVLFSFLLILLSYAFIVAAIVRIPSAAGRRKAFSTCAAHLTVVIVHFGCASIIYLRPDSGVNPSQDRLVAVFYTVVTPLLNPVVYTLRNKEVRVALRKNLAQGCGIFK, from the exons ATGGTG GCTCCTGAGAAACAGCAGGACAATGGGACATGGCTGGTGACAGAGTTTGTGCTGGTGGGATTCTCCAACCTCCCAGAACTGAGGCCCACTCTCTTCATCTTGTTCCTCCTCACCTACCTGGTCACGCTCAGTGGCAACgctaccatcatcaccatcatccagGTGGACCGCACTCTCCATACCCCCATGTACCGATTCCTGGCCGTGCTCTCCCTCTCTGAGACCTGCTACACACTGGTCACCATCCCCAATATGCTGGCTCATCTGCTGATGGAGAGCCAGGCCGTCTCCATCGCGGGCTGCCGGGCCCAGATGTTCTTCTTCCTAGGCTTGGGTTGCAGCCACTGCTTCCTCCTCACCCTGATGGGTTATGACAggtatgtggccatctgccaccCCTTGCGCTACTCTGTGATCATGAGGCCCACCGTCTGCCTGTGTTTGGGAGCCTTGGTTTTCTGCTCTGGCTTCTCAGTGGCCTTGATCGAGACCTGCATGATCTTCTCCTCGCCCTTCTGTGGCGCAGGCCTCGTGGAGCACTTCTTCTGTGACATCGCGCCCGTGCTCAAGCTCAGCTGTGCCGAGAGCTCGCTCAAGGCGCTTGGCATCTTCTTCCTGAGCATCCTCGTGGTGctgttctccttcctcctcatcctcctgtccTACGCCTTCATCGTGGCGGCCATTGTGAGGATCCCTTCGGCCGCTGGTCGGCGCAAAGCCTTTTCCACCTGCGCGGCCCACCTCACGGTGGTCATCGTGCATTTTGGCTGCGCCTCCATCATCTACCTGCGGCCAGACTCTGGGGTTAACCCCTCCCAGGACCGCCTGGTGGCGGTGTTCTACACAGTGGTGACCCCGCTGCTGAACCCCGTGGTTTACACCCTGAGGAACAAGGAGGTGAGAGTGGCCCTGAGGAAAAATCTGGCGCAGGGCTGTGGCATATTTAAGTAA
- the LOC127670556 gene encoding olfactory receptor 10T2-like, with translation MALERLEANAEDAIPTCSYSLTQGPEKQQDNGTWLVTEFVLVGFSNLPELRPTLFILFLLTYLVTLSGNATIITIIQVDRTLHTPMYRFLAVLSLSETCYTLVTIPNMLAHLLMESQAVSIAGCRAQTFFFLGLGCSHCFLLTLMGYDRYVAICHPLRYSVIMRPTVCLCLGALVFCSGFSVALIETCMIFSSPFCGAGLVEHFFCDIAPVLKLSCISQLFSSLSISKSLCHCYC, from the exons atggcgctagAGAG GTTAGAGGCTAATGCGGAGGATGCCATTCCCACTTGCAGTTACTCCCTTACACAG GGTCCTGAGAAACAGCAGGACAATGGGACATGGCTGGTGACAGAGTTTGTGCTGGTGGGATTCTCCAACCTCCCAGAACTGAGGCCCACTCTCTTCATCTTGTTCCTCCTCACCTACCTGGTCACGCTCAGTGGCAAcgccaccatcatcaccatcattcaGGTGGACCGCACTCTCCATACTCCCATGTACCGATTCCTGGCCGTGCTCTCCCTCTCTGAGACCTGCTACACACTGGTCACCATCCCCAATATGCTGGCTCATCTGCTGATGGAGAGCCAGGCCGTCTCCATCGCGGGCTGCCGGGCCCAGACGTTCTTCTTCCTAGGCTTGGGTTGCAGCCACTGCTTCCTCCTCACCCTGATGGGTTATGACAggtatgtggccatctgccaccCCTTGCGCTACTCTGTGATCATGAGGCCCACCGTCTGCCTGTGTTTGGGAGCCTTGGTTTTCTGCTCTGGCTTCTCAGTGGCCTTGATCGAGACCTGCATGATCTTCTCCTCGCCCTTCTGTGGCGCAGGCCTTGTGGAGCACTTCTTCTGTGACATCGCGCCCGTGCTCAAGCTCAGCTGTATTTCCCaactattttcttccctttctatttCCAAGTCTCTTTGTCATTGTTATTGTTGA